Proteins encoded together in one Theileria parva strain Muguga chromosome 3 map unlocalized ctg_530, whole genome shotgun sequence window:
- the lsm-4 gene encoding putative U6 snRNA-associated Sm-like protein LSm4 has translation MVLPLTLLRAGKSQPTLIELKNGETYSGILDSCDAFMNMHMVNVVCTSKSGTDFWKLDECFIRGNTVKSLRLPNEVAEIAKEEKRPQRPQGHTYSGRGRGRGDGGGMRGRGHMYHNPRR, from the exons atggtg ttaCCCTTGACTCTTTTGAGGGCGGGGAAGAGTCAACCCACT CTGATTGAACTAAAAAACGGTGAAACTTACAGTGGAATTCTGGACTCCTGTGATGCTTTTATGAATATGCACATGGTAAACGTTGTTTGTACCTCCAAG AGTGGGACTGATTTTTGGAAGCTGGATGAATGTTTTATTAGAGGGAATACAGTTAAATCTCTCAGGCTGCCAAACGAAGTAGCTGAAATCGCTAAGGAAGAAAAACGACCAC AGCGGCCTCAGGGTCATACATATTCTGGAAGAGGAAGAG GACGAGGCGATGGTGGAGGAATGAGAGGGAGAGGGCATATGTACCACAATCCTAGAAGATGA
- a CDS encoding DHHC palmitoyltransferase family protein — MKTILVFKDVVHERNTSKFHRKTGCSLPLHIYQFLSIFVTFIISFIHYYVVLPISVFNNTLFYVISSLLLLLVVVFYTIVSLIDPVDPNASSVIYPKTEYKNKIGKFLKYFSKTQTDSNEKTESLNPNFGSLNEVKDTESKSTDSTSPLANPQNGTQPSNMQMEMSHCNVCEYVDPSSKHCNVCNKCITKFDHHCVWVNNCIGSVNYLYFILLLLFALVFLTYNYVLTFYIVFSFKDIALAHEKFRALVLNISNKYFKAVLLGSGLFNLIPFLFLLYLFVFHLFLIYTGQTTYQYYIRRMEQLDNGKSSEVQDAEEGPRQTRCFDYIIIKKRRLKNKQKETKESV, encoded by the exons ATGAAGacaattttagtttttaaagATGTGGTTCATGAGAGAAATACGTCAAAGTTTCACAGGAAAACGGGCTGTTCACTCCccctacacatttaccaaTTTCTGAGCATATTCGTTACCTTCATAATCTCTTTCATCCACTACTACGTAGTGCTGCCCATATCGGTTTTCAATAATACACTATTCTACGTTATTTCGTCTCTTCTTTTACTGCTGGTGGTagttttttacactatcGTATCACTGATTGACCCAGTGGATCCCAACGCCTCATCGGTTATATATCCTAAAACTGAGtataagaataaaatagGTAAGTTCTTGAAGTATTTTTCTAAAACGCAAACGGACTCAAATGAGAAAACAGAGTCATTAAATCCCAATTTCGGTTCACTAAATGAAGTAAAGGACACGGAATCCAAATCAACTGATTCCACAAGTCCCCTAGCAAACCCTCAGAATGGAACACAACCTTCTAATATGCAAATGGAAATGTCTCACTGTAACGTATGTGAGTATGTAGACCCCAGTAGTAAGCACTGTAATGTATGTAACAAATGTATTACGAAGTTTGACCACCACTGTGTTTGGGTCAATAACTGCATCGGATCGGTAAactatttgtattttatccTTTTGTTGCTTTTCGCCCTGGTGTTTTTGACATATAACTACgttttaactttttataTCGTATTCTCATTCAAAGACATTGCCCTGGCACATGAAAAGTTTCGAGCACTGGTTCTCAATATTTCAAATAAATACTTTAAGGCGGTGTTACTAGGATCAGGGCTTTTTAACCTGATTCCCTTTCTATTTCTGTTATACCTTTTTGTGTTTCATCTTTTCCTTATTTACACCGGCCAGACAACTTATCAGTACTATATAAGAAGGATGGAACAACTG GACAATGGGAAATCCTCTGAAGTACAAGATGCGGAAGAAGGGCCTAGGCAAACTCGTTGTTTCgactatataataataaaaaagaG GCGGCTCAAAAACAAGCAGAAGGAAACAAAGGaaagtgtttaa
- the PRKG1 gene encoding Protein kinase domain protein, which yields MSNKIDELTASFKNLANTFANRSMSKDKNPTIRKQRSKFIKKANESESYEDTEIVKHLVKREKSESDKSFIKKSLANNVIFSALNDLEMSAFVDSMSYYVFSVGSKVTEQGTNGSYFFVINEGIFDVYIDGKLVNTMERGTAFGEISLINDTPRTATVKVRGVTENVKASSDTLGSLWGVNRTVFRETLKNISMEVYSQNRSFLDSVKIFEMLTENQKNMVTNAFVESKFVPGDRIVTQGDFGDVLYIIKEGKADVLINDEKVRTLTNGQYFGERALLYDEPRSATIVATEDTVCVSLGREILNKVLGNLDNVLFRNVMMEYLQNSTVFRQFTPDQLAKLIESASVRDFKPGDVILHREEKIKGIRFFILLEGSVQILYEDNEIGIMERGDSFGEEYVLSPEIPFAHTVKCIINDKRAEGSCKLALLTKHAIQEILGTDLIDEKLDYNNKLSVIKKMYIFRYLSEAHLDMLIKKFKSKRYKKGEYIIREGEVGDSFYIISKGDVDIIKSGTRLRTLGKNDYFGERALLYDEPRTASVVCSSANSDLWVVEKSVFLKIVEDPMLSHLENRIRVQDTKVLFDDLHTVRQIGKGTFGTVNLVVHQPSQLRFALKCVSKKLIVYNKQQKNIKMEKEIMAQNDHPFIIQLVKTFKDEENIYFLTELVTGGELFDALRKLELLKKPQAQFYLGSIILALEYLHERQIIYRDLKPENVMLDHQGYIKLIDFGSAKKIEGRTFTVIGTPQYMAPEVIMGKGYNCMADIWSIGVCLYEFICGPLPFGDDAVDQFDVFKKVLHDELKFPDFLRDQDGINLIKRLLCRKTELRIGNSINGFKDIKEHPYFRDFDWDSLACRGLKPPLIPEEENYNEEFDDEQPKISEQDLDSDVSSDDWEQDF from the exons ATGtcaaataaaattgatgaatTGACGGCTAGTTTCAAAAATCTGGCCAACACATTCGCCAATAGGTCCATGAGCAAGGACAAAAATCCTACCATCAGGAAACAGAGatctaaatttataaaaaaagCCAATGAATCAGAATCGTACGAGGATACGGAAATTGTGAAGCATCTTGTAAAGCGCGAAAAGAGCGAATCTGACAAATCCTTCATAAAAAAGTCACTCGCAAACAATGTAATCTTCTCTGCCCTGAATGATCTCGAAATGTCGGCTTTTGTGGACTCAATGTCCTACTACGTCTTCTCAGTAGGCTCAAAAGTTACGGAACAAGGCACAAACGGCTCATATTTCTTCGTTATCAATGAGGGTATCTTTGATGTGTACATTGATGGGAAGCTTGTAAACACCATGGAACGAGGAACAGCTTTTGGAGAAATTTCCCTGATAAATGACACACCGCGAACAGCAACAGTAAAGGTAAGAGGAGTAACTGAAAATGTAAAGGCCTCGAGTGATACGCTGGGCTCTCTTTGGGGAGTAAACCGCACTGTGTTCAGGGAAACCCTAAAGAACATTTCCATGGAAGTTTATTCCCAAAATAGGTCATTTTTGGACTCAGTGAAGATTTTTGAAATGTTGACAGAGAACCAGAAAAACATGGTAACCAACGCATTTGTGGAATCCAAATTCGTACCAGGAGACAGGATTGTAACCCAGGGAGATTTTGGTGATGTTCTGTACATAATAAAGGAGGGAAAAGCAGACGTTTTAATAAATGACGAAAAGGTGAGAACACTAACAAATGGTCAATATTTCGGAGAAAGAGCTTTGCTCTATGATGAACCGAGGAGTGCAACCATAGTTGCAACAGAGGACACGGTCTGTGTTTCACTAGGCCGTgagattttaaacaaaGTCTTAGGTAATCTGGATAACGTTTTGTTCAGAAACGTGATGATGGAATATTTACAAAACTCAACAGTGTTTAGACAGTTCACACCAGATCAATTGGCTAAACTGATAGAATCTGCAAGTGTGCGAGACTTTAAACCAGGCGACGTGATTTTACATAGAGAAGAGAAGATCAAGGGGATCAGATTCTTCATACTCCTGGAGGGATCAGTTCAAATCCTGTATGAGGATAACGAGATTGGGATAATGGAGAGAGGAGACTCTTTCGGGGAAGAATACGTGTTATCACCTGAAATACCCTTTGCCCACACAGTCAAGTGTATCATTAACGATAAAAGAGCGGAAGGGAGCTGTAAATTAGCACTCCTAACTAAGCACGCAATTCAGGAGATTTTAGGCACTGATTTGATTGACGAGAAGCTTGATTATAACAATAAATTGTCTGTAATAAAGAAGATGTATATCTTCAGATACTTGTCAGAAGCCCACCTTGATATGCTCATAAAAAAATTCAAGAGTAAAAGGTACAAAAAGGGCgaatatataataagagAAGGTGAAGTTGGAGATAGTTTTTACATTATAAGTAAGGGAGACGTAGACATAATAAAGTCTGGAACACGCTTAAGAACACTGGGCAAGAATGATTACTTTGGAGAAAGAGCGCTTTTGTACGATGAGCCCAGAACAGCATCAGTGGTATGCTCTTCAGCAAACTCGGACCTTTGGGTGGTGGAAAAATCTGTATTCCTCAAG ATTGTCGAGGATCCTATGTTGTCACATCTAGAGAACAGAATCCGTGTTCAGGATACTAAAGTCTTATTTGACGATTTACATACAGTTAGACAAATAGGAAAAG GCACCTTTGGAACCGTAAACTTGGTAGTTCACCAGCCGAGCCAACTTAGATTTGCACTCAAATGTGTTAGTAAAAAGCTCATTGTCTATAACAAACaacaaaaaaatattaaaatggaGAAGGAAATTATGGCCCAAAATGATCATCCATTCATCATACAACTTG TAAAAACGTTTAAGGATGAagaaaatatatattttctTACTGAACTTGTAACTGGGGGAGAACTGTTTGACGCCTTAAGGAAGCTTGAGTTGTTGAAAAAGCCGCAAGCACAGTTTTACCTAGGATCAATCATACTGGCACTAGAATACTTACATGAACGccaaattatatacagG GATTTGAAGCCTGAGAATGTGATGTTGGATCATCAGGGGTATATTAAGCTGATTGACTTTGGCTCTGCTAAAAAAATAGAGGGAAGAACGTTTACGGTGATTGGAACGCCACAGTACATGGCACCTGAAGTTATAATGG GCAAGGGATATAACTGCATGGCTGATATTTGGAGTATTGGAGTATGCCTATACGAATTTATATGCGGACCACTTCCATTTGGAGATGATGCTGTAGACCAGTTTGACGTGTTCAAGAAAGTCTTACATG atgAGCTGAAGTTTCCAGATTTCTTGAGAGATCAGGATGGAATAAACCTGATCAAGAGACTACTTTGTAGAAAAACAGAACTTAGAATAGGAAACTCCATAAACGGATTCAAAGATATCAAAGAACATCCATACTTCAGA GATTTCGATTGGGACTCGTTGGCGTGTAGAGGTTTGAAACCGCCGTTGATTCCAGAAGAGGAAAACTATAACGAAGAG TTTGACGACGAACAGCCGAAGATTTCGGAACAAGATTTAGATTCCGACGTAAGCTCAGATGACTGGGAGCAggatttttaa
- the rpl3 gene encoding 50S ribosomal protein L3 has product MDVNIKKINGIQYILVFNIWYFHFIFKAQAYKLSNTDNLSNFINIAKIGNRNNNSRLYIAKERDLPPTERIHIFKDPQKPRDYLWRTRWPETAKMVQLRAIKHAVGQIASPDGIVETVTALRVLPCTILQFMDFGYALVSYGKPLWSRHWNNRPELGKLIKISANEAETFPVKLQPPQDYVLGQLVDVSSFVGCTHAKVTGITKGKGFQGTIKRHGFKRGPMSHGSKHHRGPGSIGASTTPGCVKPGKRMAGRMGGKRCTFRKLKILGLNPETSLLYLKGLVAGPKGSYVTVTSDVQPPLKQLLR; this is encoded by the exons ATGgatgtaaatattaaaaaaataaatggaATCCAGtatattttagtatttaaCATTTGGTATTTCcactttatatttaaagCTCAAG cttataaattatccaaTACTGACAATCTTAGCAATTTCATCAATATCGCAAAAATTGGAAATAGAAATAACAATTCCCGTCTTTACATTGCTAAGGAGAGAGATCTTCCTCCAACAGAACGA attcatatttttaaagaCCCCCAAAAGCCTAGAGATTATCTCTGGAGAACTCGTTGGCCAGAAACTGCTAAAATG GTTCAATTGAGAGCGATAAAGCATGCTGTTGGACAGATTGCTTCACCTGATGGGATTGTGGAGACTGTTACTGCCCTTAGAGTATTACCATGTACAATATTACAGTTTATGGATTTCGGTTACGCACTTGTTTCATACG GAAAACCGTTGTGGTCCAGGCATTGGAATAATAGGCCAGAATTAGGAAAACTTATTAAAATCTCTGCCAACGAAGCGGAAACCTTCCCAGTTAAACTACAACCACCACAGGATTACGTATTAGGGCAACTGGTCGACGTTTCCTCCTTTGTAGGATGTACCCATGCCAAGGTCACCGGAATCACAAAGGGGAAAGGCTTTCAAGGAACCATCAAAAGACATGGATTTAAAAG aggtCCGATGAGTCACGGGTCAAAACATCATAGGGGACCAGGGTCAATAGGAGCCTCAACAACTCCAGGATGTGTAAAACCAGGAAAGAGAATGGCTGGAAGAATGGGCGGAAAGAGATGTACgtttagaaaattaaagattCTAGGCTTAAACCCAGAAACGTCACTACTGTACCTAAAAGGGCTTGTGGCCGGTCCAAAAGGTTCATACGTCACAGTAACTTCTGATGTTCAACCGCCacttaaacaattattacgataa
- the ACP5 gene encoding Tartrate-resistant acid phosphatase type 5: MKLKIISIRYFMLYSLPLLIFIFSSSVNASLRFASLGNWGTGSKTQKLVAEKLKEYVKNERVTYLLSPGFNFDNGVNGLNDEKWKKFFESVYNDDSGLMDLPMFTVLGSEDWLGDYNAQYERYHQFYLNGHLPKDLSSVDYKSDSNNSSHNPRLIMPNWWYHFFTTFSTNASVSLLKSGHKDLSVAFVFVDTWVLSNQFPYKDVSNEAWNELKKTLEIAPKVVDYIVVVGDKPVLSSGKSKGDTFLSYKLLPLLKQAQVDAYVAGYDQDMELLDYEGTALVVCGSSGNKGRKSVIKSPHSKFYTEAPGFCLHELNAEGFTTKFVNGNTGEVLYTHVQPKKNRKQRQHGSELKLINKLPEVTFHPLGDLEGVSYSDAFTKIVGTIGLIILGLHLLLTAGTTMSKA; this comes from the exons ATGAagctgaaaataataagtaTCCGATACTTTATGTTATATTCCCTCCCCTTGCTCATATTCATCTTTTCATCATCGGTAAATGCAAGTTTGCGCTTCGCTTCGCTGGGAAATTGGGGAACGGGAAGTAAAACCCAGAAATTGGTGGCTGAAAAACTAAAAGAGTACGTAAAAAACGAACGGGTTACGTACCTGCTGTCACCAGGGTTCAACTTCGATAACGGCGTGAACGGACTAAATGACGAAAAGTGGAAAAAATTCTTTGAATCGGTTTATAATGATGATTCTGGGCTTATGGACTTGCCAATGTTTACGGTTCTGGGTTCAGAAGACTGGTTAGGGGACTATAACGCCCAGTATGAGCGATATCACCAGTTTTACCTAAACGGTCATTTGCCAAAGGATCTTTCAAGTGTAGATTACAAAAGTGACTCAAATAACTCGAGTCATAACCCCAGGCTCATAATGCCAAACTGGTGGTATCATTTTTTCACTACCTTTTCAACAAACGCTT CTGTGTCACTGTTGAAGAGTGGTCATAAAGACCTGAGTGTAGCATTTGTGTTTGTGGATACTTGGGTGTTGTCTAATCAGTTTCCTTATAAGGATGTGTCAAACGAGGCATGGAACGAGCTCAAAAAGACGCTTGAAATTGCACCAAAAGTGGTTGATTACATTGTAGTCGTGGGAGATAAGCCAGTTCTCTCATCTGGAAAATCAAAGGGAGACACTTTCCTCTCCTATAAACTTTTACCTCTTTTGAAGCAGGCTCAGGTTGATGCTTATGTGGCTGGGTATGACCAGGATATGGAATTGTTGGACTACGAAGGAACAGCACTGGTAGTTTGCGGATCAAGTGGAAACAAGGGAAGAAAATCAGTTATAAAATCACCTCACTCGAAGTTCTACACAGAAGCGCCGGGATTTTGCCTACACGAGCTTAACGCGGAGGGATTTACAactaaatttgtaaatggAAACACAGGGGAAGTGTTGTACACACACGTTCAGCCTAAAAAGAATAGGAAACAAAGACAACATGGAAGCGAGCTTAAATTAATCAATAAACTACCGGAAGTAACGTTTCACCCACTGGGAGACTTGGAAGGAGTGTCATACTCTGATGCATTCACTAAAATTGTCGGTACAATTGGGcttattattttaggccTTCACTTGTTGCTAACAGCCGGAACCACAATGTCAAAGGCCTGA
- a CDS encoding ZIP Zinc transporter family protein, giving the protein MYDKIVLSIAIFLETVFFCYVPKIAHKFPKIHSKWINIENINNAISGALLSLSITHLLPEVFETDDPSFKIFDSLDTRGFIIFAPILLLVLIDFLPDEHCCEHKNEEETENPTNEEFCLGCPDEEKLEKGDSQCFHSANTSVNSSNSKKLTNGSFLSKVKHILGSRVIYLLIAFYGHSILEGSLIGSERGSNAWAIGFGIIAHKWAESLLLSSILSDSFKSEVLKTFYIVAFSFCVPLGVLIGYYAVSVSNKVCYSVFTSLAVGFFIYLSFELFTGNKGQKSSSRAILWSFFIFGATVMSIVLATSKVLETKIQQ; this is encoded by the exons ATGTACGATAAAATTGTTCTTTCCATAGCGATATTCTTGGAAACTGTTTTTTTCTGTTATGTCCCAAAAATAGCACACAAATTCCCCAAAATCCATAGCAAATGGATAAATATAGAAAACATAAACAACGCAATAAGCG gAGCGTTACTATCGCTTtcaattacacatttgttaCCGGAGGTGTTTGAGACCGACGACCCTTCCTTCAAGATATTTGACTCGCTAGATACCAGAGGATTCATAATATTCGCACCAATTCTACTATTGGTTCTGATAGATTTTCTTCCAG ATGAACACTGTTGTGAAcataaaaatgaagaagAAACAGAAAATCCAACAAATGA agaATTTTGCCTTGGTTGTCCAGACGAGGAAAAATTAGAGAAGGGAGATTCTCAGTGTTTCCACTCTGCCAACACTTCAGTAAATTCTAGTAATTCCAAAAAATTAACGAATGGCTCTTTTTTATCCAAAGTTAAGCATATTTTGGGTTCTAGAGTGATTTACCTATTAATTGCCTTTTACGGCCACTCAATTCTTGAAG gtTCTCTAATTGGGTCGGAGAGAGGATCTAATGCTTGGGCGATTGGGTTTGGAATAATAGCACATAAGTGGGCAGAATCCTTGTTACTGTCATCAATACTGTCGGATTCTTTCAAATCAGAAGTTCTCAAAACGTTTTATATAGTTGCGTTTTCATTCTGTGTTCCATTAGGAGTTTTAATTGGCTATTACGCAGTCTCAGTTTCAAACAAAGTTTGTTATTCTGTTTTCACATCACTGGCTGTTGGATTCTTTATATACCTGTCGTTTGAACTGTTTACTGGAAATAAAGGCCAAAAATCATCATCTAGAGCTATACTGTGGTCATTTTTCATATTCGGAGCCACAGTTATGTCTATCGTACTAGCAACATCAAAAGTTCTCGAAACCAAAATTCAACAATAA
- the Hnrnpab gene encoding uncharacterized protein, producing MAPRKTTKPAEVKKAVEPKTKKTTKTTKPAAKPKTTVKTKKVTSKKKPTEDENSVTSDQEQSSEQEYSNHDASDGYVDYQENEVNELTEEVPLEETNQDHSDGEDHKSSLDDEKINANRIFITRIAFEATKDDLEDYFKKFGTVYDAYCPRQNNYSGLNKGFGFISFENEDSIRKVFESGPHVIMGREVIVDRATGTKYHSSDYKRLEYSSQSGPKRHYPPPHRRFRDYYPDSYRYKRHYDSYPDYPSKYPRRERHYERDSYYQSVPPYRQSSNSSTFDPNKPVSFVFSGSRNESRNEPYSRTFSDTPRTYSDAPKTYSDGSRTYSNGSRNGRDRSIPKLFVGRIAFETSVHSLRTYFSQFGEVIDVYIPKDPHTQKGKGFGFITFANKNSIHSALDPSLKHVVDGREIIVDYADVHSRRI from the exons ATGGCGCCAAGAAAGACTACTAAACCTGCTGAGGTTAAGAAGGCAGTAGAACCCAAAACAAAAAAAACCACAAAAACAACTAAACCTGCTGCCAAACCCAAGACCACCgtaaaaactaaaaaagTAACTTCTAAAAAGAAGCCCACAGAAGATGAAAACTCAGTTACCAGCGACCAGGAACAATCATCAGAACAAGAATACTCAAATCACGACGCATCAGAT GGCTACGTTGATTATCAGGAAAACGAAGTCAATGAACTAACTGAGGAAGTTCCTCTTGAAGAAACTAACCAGGATCATTCAGACGGTGAAGACCATAAGAGTTCTCTTGACGATGAGAAGATCAACGCTAAcagaatttttattaccaGAATTGCATTTGAAGCCACTAAAGATGATCTCGAAGATTACTTCAAAAAG TTTGGAACGGTTTATGACGCTTACTGCCCAAGACAGAATAACTACAGTGGGCTAAACAAGGGTTTCGGATTCATATCATTTGAAAACGAGGATTCCATACGGAAG GTGTTTGAGTCTGGCCCACATGTTATAATGGGTCGAGAGGTAATAGTAGATAGAGCAACGGGTACAAAATACCATTCAAGTGACTATAAGCGTCTAGAGTACTCATCTCAATCAGGTCCAAAGAGACATTATCCGCCTCCGCACAGAAGATTCAGAGATTACTATCCCGACAGTTACAGATACAAGAGGCACTATGACTCGTATCCAGACTATCCCAGTAAGTATCCGAGGAGAGAACGGCACTACGAACGTGATTCATATTACCAGAGTGTCCCTCCATACAGACAAAGTTCCAATTCTTCCACATTTGATCCGAATAAACCAGTCAGTTTCGTCTTTTCTGGCTCCAGAAACGAGAGTAGAAATGAACCTTACTCAAGAACATTTTCAGACACACCAAGAACCTATTCAGACGCACCAAAAACATATTCAGATGGATCGCGAACATATTCTAACGGGTCGAGAAATGGTCGAGACAGGAGTATTCCAAAACTGTTTGTCGGTCGCATCGCGTTCGAAACGAGTGTTCACAGTCTCAGGACATACTTTTCTCAGTTCGGAGAGGTCATTGACGTGTATATTCCAAAGG ATCCACACACCCAAAAGGGGAAAGGGTTCGGTTTCATCACTTTTGCAAACAAAAATTCCATCCATTCCGCACTAGATCCTAGCCTGAAACATGTCGTCGACGGAAGAGAAATCATCGTTGATTACGCTGACGTACACAGCAGAAGGATTTAG